In Equus przewalskii isolate Varuska chromosome 6, EquPr2, whole genome shotgun sequence, one DNA window encodes the following:
- the FXYD6 gene encoding FXYD domain-containing ion transport regulator 6 isoform X2 gives MEVVLIFLCSLLAPAVLASAAEQEKEKDPFHYDYQTLRIGGLVFAVVLFSLGILLILSRRCKCSFNHKPRNGAPESGELKCSPQVGSFQNLKAAA, from the exons ATGGAGGTGGTGCTGATCTTTCTCTGCAGCCTGCTGGCCCCTGCGGTCCTGGCCAGTG cAGCcgagcaggagaaagaaaaggaccCTTTCCATTATG ACTACCAGACCCTGAGGATCGGGGGACTGGTGTTCGCCGTGGTCCTCTTCTCCCTGGGGATCCTCCTCATCCTAa GTCGCAGGTGCAAGTGCAGTTTCAATCATAAGCCCCG CAACGGAGCCCCAGAAAGCGGAGAACTGAAGTGCAGCCCTCAGGTGGGAAG CTTCCAGAACCTGAAGGCAGCTGCCTGA
- the FXYD6 gene encoding FXYD domain-containing ion transport regulator 6 isoform X1: MEVVLIFLCSLLAPAVLASAAEQEKEKDPFHYDYQTLRIGGLVFAVVLFSLGILLILSRRCKCSFNHKPRAPGDEEAQVGNLITANATEPQKAEN, encoded by the exons ATGGAGGTGGTGCTGATCTTTCTCTGCAGCCTGCTGGCCCCTGCGGTCCTGGCCAGTG cAGCcgagcaggagaaagaaaaggaccCTTTCCATTATG ACTACCAGACCCTGAGGATCGGGGGACTGGTGTTCGCCGTGGTCCTCTTCTCCCTGGGGATCCTCCTCATCCTAa GTCGCAGGTGCAAGTGCAGTTTCAATCATAAGCCCCG GGCTCCAGGGGACGAGGAGGCCCAGGTGGGAAACCTCATCACTGCAAACG CAACGGAGCCCCAGAAAGCGGAGAACTGA